Proteins from a single region of bacterium:
- a CDS encoding nucleotidyl transferase AbiEii/AbiGii toxin family protein, which produces MISIDQIKNFYPATLSGNAIFIKHILKEYVQLLVLDYLSATHHVRKMTFIGETNLRLVKGIDRFSEDLDFDCKNLSEKEFDGMTDDVLMFLNRSGFKVEARDKDKSRLMAFRRSLHFPQLLFELGLSGHKDERFMLKLESQDQGIPYESTLGFIKGCGLFFSFPVPSDEVLCAMKISAMLNRGKGRDYYDVIFLLSQTPPDYSFLAARCGIHDLAELKAAVDKSLQSVDLAQKQKDFEHLLFQRDNSKRILHFRDFIHSL; this is translated from the coding sequence ATGATTTCAATCGACCAGATTAAGAATTTCTATCCGGCCACCCTCAGTGGGAATGCGATATTTATCAAACATATCCTCAAAGAGTATGTTCAGTTGCTGGTTCTCGACTATCTTTCCGCGACGCATCATGTTCGGAAAATGACGTTTATCGGGGAGACGAATTTGCGTCTGGTCAAGGGGATTGACCGGTTTTCCGAGGATTTGGATTTTGATTGCAAGAATCTTTCCGAGAAAGAGTTTGACGGGATGACCGATGACGTCCTCATGTTCCTTAACCGCAGTGGGTTCAAAGTGGAGGCCCGCGACAAGGATAAGAGTAGATTGATGGCCTTCCGCCGCAGTCTCCATTTTCCCCAGTTGTTGTTTGAATTGGGACTTTCCGGACATAAGGACGAGCGGTTCATGTTGAAACTCGAATCTCAGGATCAGGGGATTCCGTATGAGTCGACCCTCGGATTTATCAAGGGATGTGGTTTATTCTTTTCCTTCCCGGTCCCTTCCGATGAGGTGCTGTGTGCCATGAAGATCTCCGCCATGTTGAACCGGGGCAAGGGCCGCGATTATTACGATGTCATCTTTTTGCTCTCGCAGACGCCTCCGGACTATTCGTTTCTAGCGGCACGGTGCGGTATTCATGACTTGGCTGAACTGAAGGCGGCGGTTGATAAGTCACTGCAATCGGTCGATTTGGCACAGAAGCAGAAAGATTTCGAACATTTGCTGTTCCAGCGTGACAACAGCAAGCGCATCCTGCACTTTCGCGACTTCATCCATTCCTTGTAA